The proteins below are encoded in one region of Brevundimonas fontaquae:
- the trmD gene encoding tRNA (guanosine(37)-N1)-methyltransferase TrmD: protein MPFTATVLTMFPEAFPGPLGVSLIGTAWREKGLWSLETVDIRAFSTDTRGFLDDTPAGGGPGAVLKADVVARAVDSLPGPKRPLLYMSARGRPLTQARVKEWAKADGIVVLCGRFEGVDQRVLDARGFEEVSVGDAVLAGGEAAAMVAIEACVRLIPGVLGSGDSLSSESFEDGLLEHPQYTRPRTFEGLKIPEVLLSGDHKKIAGWREAQRATTTRERRPDLWQAHLANSQLKGAKPEEK from the coding sequence ATGCCCTTTACCGCCACCGTCCTGACCATGTTTCCCGAGGCCTTTCCAGGCCCGCTCGGCGTGTCGCTGATTGGCACGGCCTGGCGCGAGAAGGGCTTGTGGAGCCTGGAAACGGTTGACATTCGCGCCTTTTCCACAGATACGCGCGGCTTCCTGGACGACACCCCTGCGGGTGGCGGCCCGGGAGCTGTGCTGAAGGCGGACGTTGTGGCTCGGGCGGTGGATAGCCTGCCGGGACCGAAACGGCCGCTTTTGTACATGAGCGCCAGGGGTCGGCCCCTGACCCAGGCGCGCGTCAAGGAATGGGCGAAAGCCGACGGGATCGTCGTGCTGTGCGGCCGTTTCGAGGGGGTGGATCAGCGGGTGCTGGACGCACGCGGGTTCGAGGAGGTCTCGGTCGGAGACGCGGTTCTCGCCGGCGGCGAGGCGGCGGCGATGGTCGCGATCGAGGCGTGCGTAAGACTGATCCCCGGCGTGCTCGGCTCAGGCGACAGCCTGTCGTCCGAAAGCTTCGAGGATGGGCTCTTGGAACACCCGCAGTACACGCGACCGCGGACGTTCGAGGGGCTTAAGATACCCGAGGTGCTGCTGTCGGGCGATCACAAGAAGATCGCGGGATGGCGTGAGGCGCAGCGGGCGACGACTACGCGGGAGCGGCGGCCGGACCTCTGGCAGGCGCATCTCGCCAATTCACAGCTAAAGGGCGCAAAGCCCGAGGAGAAATGA